One part of the Paraglaciecola sp. L3A3 genome encodes these proteins:
- a CDS encoding GGDEF domain-containing protein, whose protein sequence is MIDPSCQQMSLRGLWQALPGKIIPPAQITQFQQDAITLEIPSYWPENKVKVDEYYPRGLITLWAEIELNGIYSTGEDLAFWPGRQSSTMRVYIDNGHGTWVKAFDNLSPFIAESDEVIKSLPPAGSAGLLHSGASFQLPKLYPGNKVILQLYIDDYRTGGIAQPPQIGQKDELYRNIMHRSSWHILFLGASLLVTIFAAAQAIFSSSRRALHLFLVLISLGTGLRLLVTGSVLAYLFPHFTINHYFYLAWGSFLSLLAIFVGAQVYLLPAIFKQHFILKKLLLFLSAIPIVLLLFIPLLTLHEFLLIGHSLRTFYVLVAFSYALFLSWKVYARFREHWLQLLGLVIILVSGAYDAFLYAQNIDPYLELFAIAIFLFITSQAIYFGWEHMRLLGREQRLAQNLKELNESLEKQVLTRTQDLQTANTRLTLAATTDVLTQLPNRRAFDSAIKNEINQTQSHNENLCLAIVDADWFKSVNDQYGHDFGDQVLQILAMYLSERLRVTDFIARIGGEEFAIILPATDIAHAKILLEQLCKGVAQLQLEEAKDYQLSVSIGGAEWHEGLSINELYRLADKALYKAKHNGRGRVEVSQ, encoded by the coding sequence ATGATAGATCCATCTTGTCAGCAAATGAGTTTACGAGGCTTATGGCAGGCCCTGCCTGGTAAGATTATCCCACCTGCACAGATTACACAGTTTCAACAGGATGCCATCACACTAGAAATCCCAAGTTATTGGCCAGAGAATAAAGTAAAAGTCGATGAATATTATCCTAGAGGGTTAATCACACTCTGGGCTGAAATTGAATTAAATGGCATTTACAGCACAGGAGAGGATTTAGCATTTTGGCCAGGCCGTCAAAGTTCTACCATGCGAGTTTATATTGATAATGGGCATGGAACCTGGGTCAAAGCTTTTGATAACTTATCTCCTTTTATTGCCGAATCAGATGAGGTAATTAAATCGCTACCCCCAGCAGGATCCGCAGGCTTACTTCATAGCGGGGCATCATTTCAGTTACCAAAACTTTATCCAGGGAATAAAGTAATTTTACAATTATACATTGATGATTATCGGACTGGAGGCATAGCTCAGCCTCCCCAAATAGGTCAAAAAGATGAACTATATCGCAATATTATGCACCGCTCTTCATGGCATATATTATTTTTAGGCGCCAGTTTATTAGTGACAATATTTGCCGCAGCTCAAGCTATTTTTTCTTCTAGCCGTCGTGCCTTACATTTATTTTTAGTTTTAATATCTTTAGGTACAGGTTTACGTTTACTGGTAACAGGGAGTGTTCTTGCTTACTTATTTCCCCATTTCACAATTAATCACTATTTCTACTTAGCCTGGGGTAGTTTTCTATCTTTATTAGCTATTTTTGTTGGGGCGCAGGTCTACTTGTTACCTGCCATTTTTAAACAACATTTCATCTTAAAAAAGCTGTTACTTTTTCTTAGTGCTATCCCCATAGTTTTACTGTTATTTATTCCGTTACTGACTTTGCACGAATTCTTGCTAATAGGACATTCATTACGCACTTTTTACGTACTGGTTGCTTTTTCTTACGCTCTTTTTCTAAGTTGGAAAGTCTACGCTCGATTTCGTGAACACTGGTTACAGCTATTAGGTTTAGTTATTATTTTAGTCAGTGGCGCCTATGATGCCTTCCTTTATGCACAGAACATTGATCCTTATCTAGAGTTATTTGCCATTGCTATATTTCTATTTATCACCTCACAAGCCATTTATTTTGGCTGGGAACATATGCGTTTACTGGGACGAGAACAACGTTTAGCGCAAAATCTAAAAGAATTAAATGAATCTTTAGAAAAACAAGTACTGACACGTACCCAAGATTTACAAACCGCCAATACTCGACTTACCCTTGCCGCAACCACAGATGTATTAACACAACTACCCAATAGACGTGCCTTTGATTCAGCAATAAAAAATGAAATTAACCAAACCCAATCACACAATGAAAATCTATGTTTAGCCATAGTTGATGCCGATTGGTTTAAATCTGTAAATGATCAGTATGGTCATGACTTTGGTGATCAAGTGCTACAAATTTTAGCTATGTATTTAAGTGAACGTCTGAGAGTAACTGATTTTATTGCACGGATTGGCGGCGAAGAGTTTGCGATTATTCTACCCGCAACAGATATAGCACACGCTAAAATCTTACTCGAACAACTTTGTAAAGGCGTCGCTCAATTACAACTTGAGGAAGCTAAAGATTATCAACTAAGCGTAAGTATTGGCGGTGCAGAATGGCATGAAGGCCTGTCTATTAACGAATTATACCGCCTAGCAGATAAAGCCTTATATAAAGCGAAACATAATGGTAGAGGCCGAGTTGAAGTTTCTCAATAA
- a CDS encoding saccharopine dehydrogenase family protein: MSRVLIIGAGGVAAVTIKKCARLPELFDEIYLASRTVSKCEALQKEVGLDRVKGTFAVDADHASEVVAVINQVNPDLVINLALPYQDLAIMDACLETGVDYLDTANYEPKDVAKFEYSWQWAYQEKFEKAGLMALLGSGFDPGVTNVYTAYAAKHYFDEIHYLDIVDCNGGDHGQAFATNFNPEINIREITQRGRFFENGEWKETDPLSVREYLDYQNIGVRASYLMYHEELESIVKHFPSLKRARFWMTFGDAYLNHLKVLEGIGMTSIEPINFQGQQIVPLEFLKAVLPDPGSLADGYTGQTCIGTYITGLKDGKEKTIFIYNNCEHAKCHEELGAQAVSYTTGVPAMIGASLILNGTWKKAGVWNMEQFDPDPFMEMLNMHGLPWHVIECDESPFKR, translated from the coding sequence ATGTCTCGTGTTTTAATTATTGGTGCCGGTGGTGTTGCTGCAGTCACCATTAAAAAATGTGCTCGTTTACCTGAGCTTTTTGACGAAATATATCTTGCCAGCCGCACGGTATCTAAATGTGAAGCATTACAAAAAGAAGTGGGCTTAGACCGTGTTAAGGGTACTTTTGCTGTCGATGCAGATCATGCTAGTGAAGTAGTCGCGGTTATCAATCAAGTTAACCCAGACTTAGTGATTAACTTAGCCTTACCCTATCAAGATTTAGCCATTATGGACGCTTGTTTAGAAACAGGGGTAGATTATTTAGATACCGCCAACTACGAACCTAAAGATGTCGCTAAATTTGAATATTCATGGCAATGGGCTTATCAAGAAAAATTCGAAAAGGCAGGCTTAATGGCCTTATTAGGTAGTGGATTTGATCCAGGTGTGACCAATGTATATACCGCTTATGCAGCTAAACATTATTTCGACGAGATTCATTACCTAGACATAGTAGATTGTAATGGTGGCGATCACGGCCAAGCTTTTGCTACCAACTTCAATCCTGAAATTAACATTCGAGAAATTACCCAGCGTGGGCGTTTCTTTGAAAATGGCGAATGGAAAGAAACCGATCCATTAAGTGTTCGTGAATATCTCGATTATCAAAACATAGGTGTTCGAGCTTCGTATTTAATGTATCACGAAGAATTAGAGTCAATCGTTAAACATTTCCCAAGCCTTAAACGTGCACGTTTTTGGATGACCTTTGGCGATGCCTACCTGAATCACTTAAAAGTGTTAGAAGGTATTGGCATGACAAGTATTGAACCAATTAACTTCCAAGGTCAGCAGATTGTACCTTTAGAGTTTCTGAAAGCGGTATTGCCTGATCCTGGCTCATTAGCCGACGGTTATACAGGGCAAACTTGTATTGGTACTTATATAACGGGCCTAAAAGATGGCAAAGAAAAAACCATCTTTATCTACAACAACTGCGAACATGCTAAGTGCCACGAAGAATTAGGTGCTCAAGCCGTTTCTTACACGACAGGTGTACCAGCCATGATAGGTGCCAGTTTAATATTGAACGGTACTTGGAAAAAAGCAGGCGTATGGAATATGGAACAATTTGATCCAGACCCATTTATGGAGATGTTAAATATGCATGGCTTACCTTGGCATGTGATTGAATGCGACGAAAGCCCATTTAAAAGATAA
- a CDS encoding adenylyltransferase/cytidyltransferase family protein — translation MAKGLTLGKFAPLHKGHQALIDFSLRYADQLVIVIYACDELPSCPLPIRIKWLEQLYPQVQVILAIDGPKEVGYSQEIINKHDVYLQELLKDHCFDYFFSSESYGEHVSLALNCKDIRFDQARTKVPISATKIRNNVDQFKDYLSPLVYNTLIEQND, via the coding sequence ATGGCTAAAGGCCTTACCCTAGGTAAATTTGCTCCATTACATAAAGGCCATCAAGCACTGATTGATTTTTCCCTGCGATATGCAGATCAACTGGTAATAGTCATTTATGCATGTGATGAATTACCCAGCTGCCCACTACCAATTAGAATCAAATGGCTCGAACAACTGTACCCCCAGGTTCAAGTGATATTAGCAATTGATGGTCCAAAAGAAGTGGGCTATAGCCAAGAAATTATTAACAAACATGACGTCTATCTACAAGAATTATTAAAAGATCACTGCTTCGATTACTTTTTTAGTAGTGAATCCTATGGAGAGCACGTTAGCTTAGCTCTTAACTGCAAAGATATAAGATTTGACCAAGCAAGAACCAAAGTCCCTATAAGTGCCACTAAAATTAGGAATAATGTAGACCAGTTTAAAGACTACTTATCCCCCTTGGTATACAACACATTAATAGAGCAAAACGATTGA
- a CDS encoding kelch repeat-containing protein — translation MPNGLYGHAIVNNGQKIFVLAGSQKGGFSRDIHIIDPRTKEMIKLKDKLLPRRYHSAVWDGKDSIYILGGVTAWKHYSSLQPLVEIYDIPSKQVKILGEMPVPRRFASAVYIDGKIVVSGGSKYDSRQKLVPTNIVSIFDITTNQWTKASGLPFAEDTRTVILGKHIYAIGGYNNKKASNHFSRYDLTKDQWISLPSLPQLLSAHSAVAVQDKIYTFGDYKNLTSSYIYNTKTQNWSTSPFNFQASRHNAATELNGVIYVIGGTLGSGKLFLDSIQTFTVE, via the coding sequence ATGCCAAATGGCTTATATGGTCATGCGATCGTCAACAATGGTCAGAAAATTTTTGTATTAGCTGGCAGCCAAAAAGGAGGTTTTTCGAGAGATATTCACATTATAGATCCACGAACCAAAGAAATGATAAAATTAAAAGATAAATTGTTACCTAGACGTTACCACTCGGCAGTGTGGGACGGAAAAGATTCAATTTATATTTTAGGCGGAGTAACAGCTTGGAAGCATTATTCTAGTTTACAGCCATTGGTTGAAATATATGACATCCCATCTAAACAAGTCAAAATCTTGGGCGAAATGCCGGTCCCAAGACGTTTTGCCAGCGCAGTTTATATCGATGGAAAAATCGTGGTAAGTGGCGGTAGTAAATACGATTCCAGACAAAAGTTAGTGCCTACCAACATCGTCAGTATCTTCGACATCACAACTAACCAGTGGACAAAAGCGTCTGGTTTACCCTTTGCAGAAGACACTAGAACCGTGATACTTGGTAAACATATTTATGCCATTGGTGGTTATAACAATAAGAAAGCCTCTAACCACTTTTCTCGTTACGATTTAACGAAAGATCAGTGGATAAGTCTGCCATCTCTTCCACAGCTCTTAAGTGCCCACTCGGCAGTAGCTGTGCAGGACAAAATTTATACCTTCGGCGATTATAAGAACTTAACTTCTAGCTACATTTATAATACAAAAACTCAAAACTGGAGTACTTCACCATTTAATTTTCAAGCTTCTAGACATAATGCAGCAACTGAACTAAATGGGGTAATTTATGTTATTGGCGGGACGTTAGGTTCTGGCAAATTATTTTTAGATTCAATCCAAACATTTACTGTCGAATAA
- a CDS encoding AAA family ATPase — MIKRIVFIGAPSTGKTTLSETLAKELKTLSVAEYGREYWLKHQIDRRLTPAQLLHIAQTQNQWEDQASLEANKYLFCDTSAFTTWHFALHYHQNALPELEKLAKQCWQRYDLVVLCDDDIPYDDTWERSGDANRYEFQQFNRDYLAKQRIPHLVASGTLKQRTEVVLGTLLAEYSSIFN; from the coding sequence TTGATCAAACGAATTGTATTTATAGGTGCACCATCTACCGGTAAAACCACACTAAGTGAAACGCTAGCCAAAGAATTAAAGACATTAAGCGTGGCGGAATACGGGCGAGAGTATTGGTTAAAACATCAAATTGATAGGCGACTAACACCAGCACAACTATTACATATTGCGCAAACTCAAAATCAATGGGAAGACCAAGCGAGCCTAGAAGCAAATAAATATTTATTTTGTGATACCAGCGCCTTTACCACCTGGCACTTTGCTTTACATTACCACCAGAACGCTCTACCTGAATTAGAAAAACTAGCCAAACAATGTTGGCAACGATATGACCTAGTGGTTTTATGTGACGATGATATTCCCTACGATGATACTTGGGAAAGATCAGGGGATGCTAACCGCTATGAATTTCAACAATTTAATCGTGACTATTTAGCCAAACAGCGAATTCCGCACTTAGTGGCATCTGGCACCTTAAAGCAACGAACGGAAGTTGTTCTAGGCACACTATTAGCTGAATATTCATCAATATTTAACTAG
- a CDS encoding 1-aminocyclopropane-1-carboxylate deaminase/D-cysteine desulfhydrase, translated as MTTTDLTPLLKIILPSPEQSILLQGTKITIKRDDSIHAIISGNKWRKIKFQLIDALEQKCPHIISFGGGFSNHLHALAYCCRQLNIKFTAIVRGDYSQNLSPMLQDLVSWQSDIRYVNKITYQARNSSYLHQLQIEFPQAVIIPEGGSSQYALEGVGEIVNELNQEYDFIIAPVASGGTLAGLINALGNKQLANKTKVLGIGVLKGQNYLEDLVTDLLPPDCHNKNWQINHDYHFGGYAKKTEELTQYCTDFNQQQQLDIEPIYSGKLFFAIQDLLHQKYFPKNSRILALHTGGLQGVRK; from the coding sequence GTGACAACAACAGATTTAACACCATTATTAAAGATCATCTTACCATCACCAGAACAATCCATTCTGCTCCAAGGTACCAAGATTACCATTAAACGTGACGACTCTATCCACGCCATTATTTCGGGTAATAAATGGCGCAAGATCAAGTTTCAGTTAATCGATGCGCTAGAACAAAAATGCCCACATATTATTAGTTTTGGCGGCGGTTTTTCTAATCACTTGCATGCTTTGGCCTATTGTTGCCGACAACTGAATATTAAGTTTACTGCAATCGTACGTGGAGATTACTCGCAAAATCTTAGTCCGATGTTACAAGACTTAGTCTCATGGCAAAGTGATATACGTTATGTAAACAAAATCACGTATCAAGCACGCAACTCTAGTTATTTACACCAATTACAAATCGAATTTCCACAAGCCGTTATTATCCCCGAAGGCGGCTCTAGCCAATATGCTCTAGAAGGTGTTGGCGAAATAGTAAATGAACTTAACCAAGAATATGACTTTATCATTGCGCCTGTTGCCAGTGGCGGCACTTTAGCGGGGTTGATTAATGCATTAGGTAACAAACAACTAGCAAATAAAACAAAAGTGTTAGGCATAGGTGTACTAAAAGGACAAAATTACTTAGAGGATTTAGTTACTGACTTACTGCCGCCAGATTGCCACAATAAAAATTGGCAAATTAATCATGATTATCATTTTGGTGGTTATGCCAAAAAGACTGAAGAGTTAACTCAGTATTGCACTGACTTTAACCAACAACAGCAATTAGATATTGAACCAATTTACAGTGGCAAATTGTTTTTTGCCATACAGGATTTACTACACCAAAAGTATTTTCCTAAAAACAGTCGGATCTTGGCTTTGCACACAGGTGGCTTGCAAGGGGTAAGAAAATAA
- the pnuC gene encoding nicotinamide riboside transporter PnuC, giving the protein MHWLEWLQGFAGASPFEWIATVAGFLCVYLIIKRSIWCFAFGLIQVCIYSWIFYDVKLYSDMALHIFYIGFQFYGWWIWRHSQDQTGHIQVQPGSVKEYTLWITTIIGSSLLLGTMMASQTDADFPYPDAFTTCASLAAQWLLSHKKLLNWSLWILVDIVAIIIYWQKGLYPTSILYLCFLILAIIGQWQWYKNLCQQNLGNKYG; this is encoded by the coding sequence ATGCATTGGCTGGAATGGTTACAAGGTTTTGCTGGCGCCTCACCCTTTGAATGGATTGCTACAGTGGCAGGCTTTCTATGTGTATATCTTATTATAAAGCGTAGTATTTGGTGTTTTGCCTTTGGCTTAATTCAAGTCTGTATTTATAGCTGGATTTTTTACGATGTTAAACTCTACTCTGATATGGCACTGCATATTTTTTATATAGGGTTTCAATTTTACGGATGGTGGATTTGGCGGCATTCTCAAGACCAAACAGGGCATATTCAAGTACAACCAGGTTCAGTCAAAGAATATACGCTATGGATAACCACTATTATCGGAAGCAGCTTGTTATTAGGAACTATGATGGCCAGCCAAACCGATGCAGATTTCCCCTACCCTGACGCCTTTACCACCTGTGCTAGCTTAGCCGCCCAATGGTTGCTGTCGCACAAAAAACTCTTAAATTGGAGCTTATGGATCTTAGTGGATATAGTCGCCATTATTATTTATTGGCAAAAAGGCTTATACCCTACATCTATTTTATATTTATGTTTTTTAATTTTGGCAATTATTGGTCAATGGCAGTGGTATAAAAATCTGTGTCAGCAAAATCTAGGGAATAAATATGGCTAA
- the nspC gene encoding carboxynorspermidine decarboxylase produces the protein MQDPMLNPAIPSPCYVCEETKLEANLQLMQRVQQESGVEIILALKGFSMWSTFDLVSKYLQGSTASAVWEARLGKEEIGKQVHAFSPAYKPTDIDQLVDLVDHISFNSLGQWHRYKQQILNSTVSPGIRLNAEHREAETELYDPSAPGSRFGILAKDLVDADLSGIEGFHIHNLCECDSYATERTILAVEKKFGLYFAQIKWINFGGGHLMTKQGYDVEHLITTLKAFKSRHPHLNVILEPGSAVAWQTGPLICEVIDIVENRDKIAIVDMSATAHMPDVLEMPYRPDVRGAGKSGEKAYTYRFGGNSCLTGDAIDLYSFDHELQIGERIIFEDMIHYTMVKTTFFNGVEHPSIGILRKDGSFELVRQFSYEDFKNKLS, from the coding sequence ATGCAAGACCCCATGTTAAACCCTGCGATCCCTTCTCCTTGTTATGTATGTGAAGAAACTAAACTTGAAGCCAATCTACAATTGATGCAGCGAGTGCAACAAGAAAGTGGTGTTGAGATAATCTTAGCGCTGAAAGGTTTTTCTATGTGGTCTACGTTTGACTTGGTTAGCAAGTACTTACAAGGTTCTACTGCCAGTGCAGTGTGGGAGGCTAGACTAGGGAAAGAAGAGATAGGCAAACAGGTTCATGCCTTTTCTCCCGCATATAAACCTACTGATATCGACCAGTTAGTCGATTTAGTTGATCACATTTCTTTTAACAGTCTCGGCCAATGGCATAGGTATAAACAACAAATTTTAAACTCCACTGTTTCTCCTGGTATTCGATTAAATGCAGAACACCGTGAAGCTGAAACTGAGTTATATGATCCAAGTGCTCCTGGCTCACGTTTTGGCATTTTAGCCAAAGATTTAGTGGATGCAGATTTATCCGGCATTGAAGGTTTTCACATTCATAACCTATGTGAGTGCGATTCTTATGCCACAGAACGTACGATCCTCGCAGTAGAAAAAAAGTTCGGCCTATACTTTGCGCAAATTAAGTGGATCAATTTTGGTGGTGGTCATCTAATGACTAAACAGGGTTACGATGTAGAGCACCTTATCACCACATTAAAAGCCTTTAAATCTCGTCATCCGCACCTTAACGTTATATTAGAACCTGGTTCTGCTGTAGCTTGGCAAACAGGCCCGTTAATTTGTGAAGTCATAGATATTGTCGAGAATCGCGATAAAATTGCTATTGTTGATATGTCTGCCACTGCGCACATGCCGGATGTACTCGAAATGCCCTATCGCCCAGATGTGCGTGGCGCAGGTAAATCCGGTGAAAAAGCTTATACCTACCGTTTTGGTGGCAACTCTTGCCTTACTGGTGATGCCATAGATTTGTATAGTTTTGACCATGAATTACAAATCGGCGAGCGCATTATCTTTGAAGATATGATCCATTACACTATGGTTAAAACCACCTTTTTTAATGGCGTTGAACACCCTTCGATTGGCATATTACGCAAAGATGGAAGTTTTGAATTAGTTCGACAATTTAGTTACGAAGATTTTAAGAATAAGTTATCTTAG